In one window of Zingiber officinale cultivar Zhangliang chromosome 11A, Zo_v1.1, whole genome shotgun sequence DNA:
- the LOC122032146 gene encoding mulatexin-like: MAVSTALVSLLLLLLVAAFSSPLAITAGRVVVRDGTSCTMCASCDDPCQPIASPPPPSPPPSPPPPSPTTYECPPPPSDTPGTFYYYSPPPPSAGGSGNGGGYYYSPPTDVYYNAPPPPNPFLPYFPFYYNSPPSPSAYSSAAAASARELYFSSILPASSLSLLLLFSFFFFL, translated from the coding sequence ATGGCGGTTTCCACTGCGTTggtctccctcctcctcctcctgcttGTAGCCGCTTTCTCTTCGCCGCTGGCGATCACGGCGGGCAGGGTCGTGGTCAGAGACGGCACCTCGTGCACAATGTGCGCCTCCTGCGACGACCCCTGCCAACCCATCGCCTCCCCGCCGCCGCCCtcgccgccgccgtcgccgccgCCTCCTTCGCCGACCACATACGAGTGCCCTCCGCCGCCGTCAGACACCCCGGGGACCTTCTACTACTACTCCCCTCCCCCGCCTTCCGCCGGCGGCAGCGGCAATGGCGGCGGCTACTACTACTCCCCGCCGACCGACGTCTACTACAACGCGCCGCCGCCGCCCAACCCGTTCTTACCGTACTTCCCGTTTTACTATAACAGTCCTCCCTCTCCCTCCGCCTACTCTTCGGCCGCCGCCGCCTCCGCTCGGGAGCTCTACTTTTCTTCCATTCTCCCGGCCTCATCACTTTCACTGctactcctcttctccttcttcttcttcttgtag